From one Flavobacteriales bacterium genomic stretch:
- a CDS encoding tail fiber domain-containing protein → MLRLILLLLIAVNLSVKAFAQGVGINNPTPDASALLDLTSTGKGLLLPRMTTVQRDAIAAPATSLMIYNTTTTRFEYFDGLAWVPLVGGGTLDQAYDFGGAGAGRTITADAGAVTITGADGLVSSGGSIGSGALVPAGSGTRLVWNPRKGAFRAGFAGLTSWDDVNVGTHSFATGFGTRASGIQSAAFGSNSVASGNNALAFGVSTTASGGGAFAAGSNTVASDAFATALGFHTTASGLYSTSIGTFSTAAGGSSTAAGVSNTAMSFGETVLGIGATTYTPSPTGAGSFALANGLDRLFVVGNAIDANNNSTVDAAERSDALVILKNGNTGVGTSTPVAKLHVRFTPTLNSITPTLRLEAAQAGSAANITFQNSITSNSASMGMLAGGDFGLHMGCNFGGCVIGTEAFRVKPNGNFGIGTTNAAARLHVVGSIRMVDGNQAAGRVLVSDANGTASWQALAPATATAWGLLGNAGTIPGTSFLGTTDNQPLVLRTNNAERIRVVGSGEVGIGTAAPTERLEVAGRMLLSNGFSADNAALLYRSNTDYLFLGPQSGSSANGAAIALYGSTNAAGGNTNGMDVNVPNGRVRFNHTNGGFEFRTNSTSGYTAAMELNDVGFLIGHNSTSRFISLSTGVGERVRITNAGSNLTAGGSWGVLSDRRVKSDISTLQYGLKEVMAMQPVRYFHHDTKGFELDPRGKSAEGKLDIGFIAQDLHAVVPEVVVKPADDTTSLWAVTYERLVPVLVKAIQEQQAQIEALRTELEEMKRK, encoded by the coding sequence ATGCTGCGCCTGATCCTCCTCCTGCTCATCGCCGTGAATCTCTCCGTCAAGGCGTTCGCCCAAGGCGTGGGCATCAACAACCCCACGCCCGATGCCAGCGCGCTGTTGGACCTCACGAGCACGGGCAAAGGACTGCTGCTTCCGCGCATGACCACGGTGCAGCGCGATGCCATTGCCGCGCCTGCCACGAGCCTGATGATCTACAACACCACCACCACGCGCTTCGAGTATTTCGATGGGCTGGCATGGGTGCCCTTGGTGGGTGGCGGTACGCTGGACCAAGCCTACGACTTCGGCGGGGCGGGCGCGGGAAGGACAATCACGGCCGATGCCGGGGCGGTGACCATAACAGGTGCGGACGGCTTGGTGAGCTCTGGCGGCTCCATCGGTTCAGGTGCGCTGGTGCCCGCCGGCTCCGGGACCCGCCTTGTCTGGAACCCGCGCAAAGGAGCCTTTCGAGCGGGTTTCGCCGGACTCACATCCTGGGACGATGTGAACGTGGGCACTCATTCCTTCGCAACAGGTTTCGGCACGCGTGCTTCCGGAATCCAGTCGGCGGCATTCGGCTCCAACTCGGTCGCATCCGGCAACAACGCGCTGGCGTTCGGCGTGAGCACCACCGCCTCCGGTGGCGGTGCATTCGCCGCAGGCAGCAACACGGTGGCCTCGGATGCCTTCGCCACGGCATTGGGATTTCACACGACGGCCAGCGGCCTCTACTCCACGTCCATCGGCACATTCTCCACTGCGGCGGGCGGAAGCAGCACGGCCGCGGGCGTGAGCAATACGGCGATGTCCTTCGGGGAAACCGTGCTGGGCATCGGTGCAACCACCTATACGCCTTCCCCTACAGGTGCTGGCAGCTTCGCTCTCGCGAACGGCCTCGACCGCCTCTTCGTCGTTGGCAACGCCATTGACGCGAACAACAACAGCACCGTGGATGCGGCAGAACGCTCCGATGCCCTGGTGATCCTCAAGAACGGCAACACCGGGGTCGGGACATCCACGCCGGTGGCCAAGCTTCATGTGCGGTTCACGCCGACGCTCAACAGCATCACACCTACGCTGCGCTTGGAGGCCGCACAGGCCGGTTCCGCTGCGAACATCACCTTCCAGAACAGCATCACCTCGAACAGTGCCTCGATGGGAATGCTCGCCGGTGGCGACTTCGGCCTGCACATGGGCTGCAACTTCGGCGGCTGCGTGATCGGCACGGAGGCCTTCCGGGTGAAGCCCAACGGGAACTTCGGCATAGGGACCACCAACGCCGCCGCCCGCCTGCATGTGGTGGGCAGCATCCGCATGGTGGACGGCAACCAGGCGGCAGGGCGCGTGCTGGTGAGCGATGCGAATGGCACTGCGAGTTGGCAGGCGTTGGCTCCGGCAACGGCAACAGCATGGGGCTTACTCGGCAATGCAGGCACCATACCTGGCACAAGCTTCCTTGGCACGACGGACAACCAGCCGCTGGTGTTGCGGACCAACAATGCTGAACGGATCCGGGTGGTGGGCTCGGGCGAGGTCGGCATCGGGACCGCTGCACCGACCGAACGCCTGGAGGTGGCCGGTCGAATGCTGCTCAGCAACGGCTTCAGCGCCGATAATGCCGCCCTGCTCTACCGCAGCAACACGGACTACCTGTTCCTGGGCCCACAGAGCGGCAGCAGCGCGAACGGTGCGGCCATCGCGCTCTACGGCAGCACCAATGCAGCAGGCGGCAATACGAACGGCATGGATGTGAACGTGCCGAATGGACGGGTTCGGTTCAACCACACGAACGGCGGGTTCGAGTTCCGCACCAACAGCACCAGTGGCTACACTGCCGCCATGGAATTGAACGACGTGGGCTTCCTGATCGGCCACAATTCCACCAGCCGCTTCATCAGTCTCTCGACCGGTGTTGGCGAACGCGTGCGCATCACCAATGCGGGAAGCAACCTCACTGCAGGCGGCAGCTGGGGCGTGCTCTCGGACCGCAGGGTGAAGTCCGACATCAGCACCCTCCAATACGGCCTGAAGGAAGTGATGGCCATGCAGCCGGTGCGCTACTTCCACCACGATACGAAAGGCTTCGAGCTCGACCCGCGCGGCAAGAGCGCCGAAGGCAAGCTGGACATCGGCTTCATTGCGCAGGACCTGCATGCCGTGGTGCCTGAAGTGGTGGTGAAACCGGCCGATGACACCACGAGCCTCTGGGCGGTGACCTACGAAAGACTGGTGCCGGTGCTGGTGAAGGCGATCCAGGAGCAGCAGGCGCAGATCGAAGCCCTTCGTACAGAATTGGAAGAAATGAAGCGCAAATGA
- a CDS encoding response regulator transcription factor — protein sequence MDDTITLRIVEDDERIRELLTAVFLATPGIAMKGAHGSVEETLALNGTGATDVVLMDINLPGLDGIEGVRELSQRWPRTQFLMYTVNDTDDKVYEALKAGANGYLLKNSSPDQIVQAIREVSSGGSPMSMSVARRVVKHFRPASAEAHPLNAELSAREFEVLELLAQGLLYKEIAARLGITEGSVKQNIHRIYGKLHVVNRTEAVNRFFARKVGS from the coding sequence GTGGACGACACCATCACCCTCCGGATCGTCGAGGACGACGAGCGCATCCGGGAACTGCTCACCGCAGTGTTCCTGGCCACGCCCGGAATCGCCATGAAAGGCGCGCATGGCTCGGTGGAAGAGACGCTCGCGCTGAACGGCACCGGAGCCACCGATGTGGTGCTCATGGATATCAATCTGCCAGGCTTGGACGGCATTGAAGGCGTGCGCGAGCTGAGCCAGCGGTGGCCGCGCACCCAGTTCCTCATGTACACCGTGAACGACACCGACGACAAGGTCTATGAAGCCTTGAAGGCCGGCGCGAACGGATACCTGCTGAAGAACTCATCGCCCGACCAGATCGTGCAGGCGATCCGGGAGGTGAGCTCCGGTGGGTCGCCCATGAGCATGAGCGTGGCTCGGCGCGTGGTGAAGCATTTCAGGCCCGCTTCAGCGGAAGCGCATCCGTTGAATGCGGAACTGAGCGCGCGCGAATTCGAGGTGCTTGAACTGCTCGCCCAAGGGCTGCTCTATAAAGAGATCGCCGCAAGGCTCGGCATCACGGAAGGCTCCGTGAAGCAGAACATCCACCGCATCTACGGCAAGCTGCATGTGGTCAACCGCACGGAGGCTGTGAATCGATTCTTCGCGCGGAAGGTCGGGAGTTGA